TGACATGTCTCCATTTTTTTCTGACGAATGCATGTCTCCGGTCTCTTAACCCCAGAAGGATGTATGTGTTAAGTGAAAAGGGTAAAGAAAAACATATCCATTGTTCCCAGAATTCTTGTGTTCAGAACAAAGAGACTGCCACTGTTCCCCGTGCGGCGCAGGACCCACTGTGTTGCCATGCACTCGTCGGCTTTTTTGCGCTGGAATCGCAGAAGGGAGGAAGAAGAGAGATCATTCCGCGGTGCGCGGCATCCGTCCTTTTCTATCGCAGTGGTGATGATCATTCACCAGTTTTCTTCAGGTTCTGCAGATGAAAGCACTCGGGAGTACCCGTGCAGCATATACTCGCTCCACGCATCGTTTTAAAATATAGTGCTTTCTCTATTCTCGTGCTTCAATTTTAACCATAAATTTAATCAATAAGACCGACTATGGCGGAAGCAAAagttataccaatgaattcgtatttaaaagaagttttcaattatataatttttttctcccgccgcagtcgatctcgttggttaaatttatgatcaaagttagACATCGGAAAGCACGGGGGCACTATATTTTAAAGCCGAGGGAGTAGTTCTGAAGATCTGTCTACCAAGGTTAAAGCTTCCTTTgtttataggattttttttaagAATTCTACAGGATAGGGGTTTTGTAGGAAATCGAAATTCTTTCTGCACTTTTGTACGTAGAATGAATTCTTATTCTTATGTAGGTGGTTCTCATCCTTCAAATTTCAAAGGAGAAAAAAACATTAGCAGTCCCAATGAAATCTTCTCATCCCTGTGCTATGATTATGTTACTAAACCCAAGAAGCAACAGGATAAGAAAGAAGTGTCATTTCCAGTCACCTGTGACCTGTCCCTGCCCTTAATTAAAGGGCCAATGTAGGAGCAGTTCACAACAGCATCATTACATGGGCTGGAACACCAACAAAGCTTGCCTCGGTTTAATTACTGCTCTTTCACTTCTCATTTCGTTTCAACCTGGTTCTTGGAGAAGCTCACCAACAAGTGTGTGCGTCATTTATCTTTCAGTTATTGCAGAACATCTACCGTGAAGAACGGCAAGCTCAAAACAGAAAATCGCAGTTGCTGAAGTGAACATAAAATTGAGAATGTAAAAATAAATTACTCTCGCCCCTGGTATAGAAACATAAACATTGACTTTCGTTCTTGGCTTCCTGGAACAATAAACATTGAGGACAACAAGAAGGAGCATTTGGGACATATAAAACACCAATTTTGTTCTTCAGAATTCCACACTTACATCACCATAAAATTACTACAAAAGGGAACAATAATCCCTTTTCTATACACAAGTCAACCTTCTTTTTCCACTTCATGGCTTCTTGCCACCACAATACTTTACAAGGGAAGTTACTAGTATTGTTTGTTTGACACTCGTGAGCTAGTGGAGTCTATGGAGGCGTCGGCGGTCTGGCGTCAAGACCTGGACTtgccggtggtggcggcggtgaaGCCGTGCATGGCGCTGTAACCGCCGGAACCAAACCCGAGGCAGCCGAGAAGCAGCGCCTGCCGGTACGGCAGGAACGTGCGCCGCCGCATATCCTCCGCCTCTGCCCGCCTCGCCTCGTAGAGGCGCTCATGCGCCGAGCTCCTTCTCCCGCGCTTCCCCACCGCCGGGATAGGGTTCTTGGTTGGAGCTGCCAGCGAGGAGTTCGTCTTGGGGCATGCTGGCGTTGGTGGACGTTGGTGCTTGGAGCCGTCAGACTTGTTCGGATGGATGAGCTTCTTCAAGAACCGCCACCGGCCGCAACTCTTCGAGGTCGAGGAGGACCCGGACGACGCCGtcgatgacgaggacgacgaccgTGACGCTGATGTCGGCGTCCGTACAGATTCTTTCGCCGGGGCGGGCGAAGATAACGGTGACATCCAGTGTGCCCGGAATGGCGAGGCTGAGCGGGACCTGCGATGCACCGACCGGCTACGGAAACGGCCGCGCTCGTCCAATGGCGACGATGCCTCCTGCGGCGGCATCCGATCACCGTTGGGGCGGTGGGCGGTGGGCGGGGGCGCCTGCGGACGGAGGAGGAACGAAGAGAGCCGCATTGGGCGGATCTGGCCGTTGTGGAAGAGCTCGTCGGCTGAGGAcatcgcggcggcggccggggacggAAACTGAGAGGAGAAGTCGAAGTCGAAATCGTAGTCGCAGTCACCGGGGCCTCGTGCGGGGCTCGCCGGTGCGCTGAAGCAGTAGCCGGCGGCGGCATGGAACGACGGGTCGCGGGCGGGGCTGGACGGTGCGCTGACGAAGGGGGTGGAGCACGCGCTGCCAACGCTCACGCCGCAAGCGCCGGCGAAGTGATCGCCGGAGCTGGTGTCGGTCGTGGCGGCGGCCATTGCGCAGGCGAGTGGGGTGGTGGGGATACTGAGATGGGAAGGTGAGAAAGGCTCTTCTTATTAAGAGAGGCTGGTTGGTCGCTTTGCGTTTTAGCCCTTGATGATAAATGTGAATGAACTCGAtgaagcacaacattaattttggATGCATAGTTATTGGGTATATTAATGCAATGGTAAATTAAGATCGTCATCACCTAACATTTTCCGATTATGGCACATTTGATTGGTATTGAAGTGTTGTTGCTAGGCTAGTCACAATGTGAAGTAATTTAGACTAGTAATTAGTCATCTATTTACTTACCGGGCATCTTTAGTCGAACCCCTAAAAGGCTTTAGAGGAGTAAAATTTTGGTTTTACACCTTTAATCGGCACTAGCCGAACTCATAAACTGTACTATAAAGGATTAAAAAATTACTCCTCGACTCGGCAGATGCCTAAATATACTCCTCCGCCGAGCGGCGGACTACCAAATCTCCCCCCTCCCCTCGGCCGCTCCCACCCCACCCCCGCGCCGCATCTACTCCAGCTTGTCGATTCCCGCCTCCGCCGGCGACCACCCGCAACCGCCGACGCTCCGGATGACCCGCTAAAGTCTCCACCCACCCGGATTTGGGCCTCTCTCATCGGCGACATCGTGTTTGGGATGGATTCGACGGGTACCAACTCGCGCAACCCCCAGAACGAGTCTGCACCGCATCTCGGTATGGCCTTCTCCCCTAGGCGCTCGGAGCTCAGTTATCGACCGGCCACCGACACAGCTACGCACTGTGGTCGTCGGCCTGGCTCAACCCTAGCCCAGCAGCTCGCCGGCTCCCCGTTGCCGATCATCAAGTGTGGCCACTACCCGCAACATGTGCTATGCCGAGTTTCGACCACGCCGCAACATCCCAgatgggtgttcttcaagtgcAAAAAGATGGGGTGAGTGCTTGTTTCTCCGGTTGTTATTCAGATTCGTCGCAATTTGTAGCTTATTGTTTGCTCAAAATTGTGtgtaggatggatgcaagttttggtattgggaagaagggTGCATTGATCTATTGATAGCAATAAATTTGCTAGATGTTCGTACACTATTTGCTAGAGTTGAGACAGGAGATGAGTATAGAGATGACACAATGTCCAATTGTATGGAGGCGGGGAAGAACGAAGTGTGCAAGCTCAAGAAGCCGATAGAGAACTGCAACAATGTGTGCAACGAAGACATAGAGAAAATATTAATCCAATTAGTGGGACCAATTATGGAAGTTGGATCTCTATTAAAGTGTCCAATTGTGGTTCTGGTTTTCTTTAGATCGAGAGAGAATCAAGGTAATAGAAAATTTACCTTACGGCCAAGATGTAAGAGGAATGCAAACTTTTATGGGGCATGCTAGTTTCTACTGAAGGTTTATTAAAGATTTCTCCAAGATTTTAGAACCTTTGACTGGCCTCTTGCAGAAAGATGTACCCTATTCTTTTGATGAGAATTGTACACATGCTTATGAAAAGCTTAGGGATGCACTGATTACGGCTCCCATCATCCAGCCCCTGAAGTGGGATGAACCTTTTGAGATAATGTGTGATGCTAGCAATTATGCTATTGGATCTGTCCTAGGACAGCGAGATGATAAAAAACTTAACATTGCCTTTTATGCTAGTACGAGTCTGGATGATGATCAGAAGCATTTAGCCACAACTGAGAAAgcattatgatacgtctccaacatatctataatttttgattgttccatcctattatattatctgttttggatgtttaatgggctttactatgcacttttatattatttttgggactaacctattaaccgaaggcccagtgcaaattgctgttttttttgcctatttcagtgtttcacagaaaaagaatatcaaacggaatccaaacagaatgaaaccttcgggagagttatttttggaacaaacgcaatccaggagacttggagtggacgtcaaggaagcaacaaggaagccacgaggcagggaggcgtgcccaggagtggtaggcgcgccccccaccctcgtggctccaccgacctacttctttcgcctatatatactcatataccctgaaaacatccgaaagcaccacaaaaccctatttccaccgccgcaaccttctttacccgtgagatcccatctcggggccttttccggcgctccgccggagggtcgatcacggagggcttctacatcaacaccatagcctctccgatgatgtgtgagtagtttaccacagaccttcgggtccatagttattagctagatggcttcttctctctctttggatctcaatacaaagttctcctcgatcttcttggagacctattcaatgtaattctttttgcggtgtgtttgtcgagatccgatgaattgtgggtttatgatcaagattatctatgaacaatatttggttcttctctgaattcttatatgtattatttaaatatctttgcaagtctctgcgaattatcagtttggtttggcctactagattgatctttcttgcaatgggagaagtgcttagctttgggttcaatcttgcggtgtcctttcccagtgacaacaggggcagcaaggcacgtattgtattattaccatcgaggataaaaagatggggtttatatcatattgcttgagtttatccctctacatcatgtcatcttgcctaatgcgttactctgttcttatgaacttaatactctagatgcatgctggatagtggtcgatgtgtggagtaatagtagtagatgcagaatcgtttcggtctacttgtcgcggacgtgatgcctatgtacatgatcatgcctagatattctcataactatgcgcttttctatcaattgctcgatggtaattcgttcacccatagtaaattatgctatcttgagagaagccactagtgaaacctatggccaccgggtctatcttccatcatattattttcctatcaatttactatttcttccgtcttttattttgcaatttttactttccaatctatatcataaaaataccaaaaatatttatcttattatctctatcagatctcacttttgcaagtggccgtgaagggattgacaacccctttatcgcgttggttgcaaggttcttatttgtttgtgtaggtacgaggcaacttgtgtgtaacctcctactggattgataccttggttctcaaaaactgagggaaatacttacgctactttgctgcatcaccctttcctcttcaagggaaaaccaacgcatgctcaagaggtagcacattacTTGCCATTGTCTTTGCTTGTGACAAATTTAGACCTTACATTATTAACTCTAAAGTAATTGTGCATACGGATCATTGTGCCTTACTTATCTTGTTAGAAAGAAGGGCGCTAAGCCCTGTTTGATTCGATAGATATTGTTGCTTCAATAGTTTGATTTGCAGATAGTAGATCAAAGGTGCGAAAACAACCTGGTGGCAGATCACCTATCACACACGGAGAGGATACCTTACTAACCCGTTCCAATAAATGAGTTCTTTCTAGGTGAGAGTTTGGCTATGATTAAAAAGATAGATCCTTGATTTGCAGAATATGCTAACTTTGTTGTAGGAAAGTACATGCCATCGGATATGAACTATCATCAGAGAAAGAAGTTCTTCAATGAGTTAAAGTACTACTTCTGGGATGATCTTTTCTTTACTGGCATGGGCCAGATAACATGATTAGACGGTGTGTTCCAGAACATGAGATGAACGCCATTCTCGATAAGTGCCATAGTAGCCCTTACGCAGGACATCATGTTGGGGACCGAACCGCTACCAAAGTACTTCCATCATGATTCTATTGACTTACACTTTTTAGATATAGGCACATGTTCGTTAAAAGTTGTGATGCATGTCAACGCATAGGTAATATAGGTAGAAGAcaagaaatgcatatgaactaTAATCTAGTTTGTGAACCTTTTGGTGTTTGTGGCCTAGATTATTTGGGACCATTTCCGGTCTCCCATGGGCATACTCACATTCTTGTGGCTGTAAATTAtgttaccaagtgggttgaggaaATCCCTACGCACCACACCGACGTTGGAACCTCACTAAAAATGATAAAGGACATCATTCTTCCCAGGTTTGGAGTACCTAAAGTTTTTATTACTGACGGTGAATCTCATTTTATACAAGAAATTCTCAGGAGGATCCTTCATAAGTATGAAGTTACGCACCGAATAGCTTCTCCCTTATCATCCacaaacaagtggccaagttgaACTCTTAAACCGAGAGGTAAAGATGATACTATAGAAGATGGTGCAGAAATCCAGAAAAGATTGGGCAAGAAAGTTAAATGAGACCCTTTGGGCCTACCGCACCGCCTACAAGTACCCAATGGGTATGACACCATATAAGATGGTATACAGTAAGGCATGCCATTTACCCCTAGAGTTAGAGCACAAAGCTTATTGGGCAGTCAAAATGTAAATTTTGATCTTAAagaaggagggagaagagagtgtTAGATATGCATGCCTTAGGAGAGCTTTGGAATAATGCATATGAAAGTGCCcggttgtttaaagaaaaagttaagatGTGGCACGATGAGAAGATCTTGAAACGACCATTTTCTACGGGGAACAAAGCCCTCCTATTTAATTCTCTCCTTAAGTTGTTTCCAGGGAAGCTCGGATCTCGGTGGGAAGGGCCCTATGAGATTGAAGAAGTTTACAATTCCAGAGACGTTCGGATAAAAGGACGAAAAGATGCCCCGTGGATCATAAAAGGTCAATGCTTGAAGCTATACCTCGCTGATGACCAGAAGGAAGAACGAGAGGTAGAAGAGGTAATAAGTTTCAACACGATCGAAGAAGCTAAAACATTTAGAAGGAAGAAGGCAGGTATAGTAGAATAATAATGTGTCCTCTAATAGATGTCAATATTACCCTTAATTATGAGTTTTGTTTTTGTTGTGTTACACCTGTTTGACTTAGTGCTAAATCGCTTAGTTTTTGTCTGGACTTGGATATTCTCATTACTAACTTTCCAGGGAGGAAATTTCCCGAAGGAAAAGTTCCACGAGGAGGCCAACAGAATCAAAGATGCCACACCATATGACCAGCCATGGTCATATGAGCGCTCGTATCCGAAGGACGCGGAAACAGCAGAGAAGCCGGAATGAACGACGACCTATTAGAAGACCACCAGTGGTCGCATGACCACTCGCATGCTTCTTCGTCGCTAGGCGACGCGGCAACAAAGCCAAAGATGGGGTACCATCTGATCGTCTATGCTTATATGGGTGCTCGCATGGATCAACCACGTCAACgggtatgagagagagagagatgtttgGCAGCAGGTCATACGACTGGCCATACGAGCGCACCCGCACGTATGGAAGGTTGCAAGTGCTTTGTTGGCGTGATTCTTTCCCGGTTTTGTTTTGATCTATTTCTAACTAACTATTTGTGCCTAATATTGAGATTATGAGGGTTCCAAACCATTATAAAAGGCTAAGGGTCACGCTCCTTACCCCCAAACCAATCTAATCTCAAGTTTCTTTTGCATGACACCTCCTCCAAAAACCTTTAGCTACAGGTTGACGAATGTAAGGGCCGCCATGAACAATGGATCTTCTTCATCCTCCATCAGCATCATCCCTTTCCCTAACTTAGAAGAGGTGGTGACTATTGGATGGGTGAACTTCAGGAAGATGAGTCCCAAGGATGAACCACAcccagaggaggagaccaacaacAAGATGAAGGTGTTGAAGATCAAGGAGGAAGAACCAGAACAAgatggggatgatgaatccactcTGGATGGGTATCCTCCAAACCCTTATTAGTTAAATATTCGACGATTTGTTCCGTTATTTCCTCTTGGGCCTCCTCAAAAGGACTGGGAAAGGAACCACAAATCccaaagaataaaaaggaaaagatCAAGAATATGGAGCAAGTTTCTAAAGCGTGTGTGTACACTATTGGAGAAGGGATTGATTCCTATTGGTTGATGATCAAAAACCTAGAGGCACGGGTCGATGGTCTCTTCCATAAGATCGGTCTCATGGTTGATACTCTTAATCAAAATATTGGACAACTTGAATTTTTGACCCAGATCGTGGGCGATCAGCAGAGGGTGATTGAGGAGATTAAAGGACGCTTCAAGAACATCTACACCGCCTGCAAGGATACCCAGGAGTGAGCATAAATGCTAAGTGACTGGATCTCTCCGACTTGATTGTAAGCTTTTGGAAGATCCTAGTGTATTTTCTATCTTTGCTCATATGCATTTATTTCCAGCAAGTCGAGACTAGCTCGCAGTTTTATTTCAATAAGGTTGAACCATCATTTTTCCTCTTGAACAAAGAATGATCCTTTCCATAGAGTGTTTGGATGTTTTGATGCGTGCACCATTATTGCTTTGAGAGAACGTACAAGATGATAATCATGATCTAAGTAGTATGGCATAATCACTAGTGTGATGCTCATGAGTACTTCACAGTTTTGTGACCAAGTTCTTAAACAAGAAGAGTAACTCTATATGCTAATTCACTAGAGGTTCAACTCAAAAAGTAGGAAGTGTAAGCACGATGGTAAATGATAATCTTTTCAAATTAAAAATTACTTTTCAAAAGTTCCCCATGAGGATTATGTCTAGCTTACATGTCACATTAAACAAAAGTGTGAGATGGGCATTTAGGCATGTTCTGTTGACATGTGACAAAAAAAAATTTAAAGTCACAACTTTCTGAAAAAAGATGAGAATAACAATCCCTTTTGTTTGCCGAGTTGAAACAATTATGAACCACGATACAAAGCTATGACTTGCCCACTAAAGAACAAAGTGCATTAtgtgaaagccttcatgatcatcCTCGTAGTGAAAATCAGCTATCACTTGTCATGATACTTTTATCCTTATCTGCTCCAGAAACTAACAATGGACTCATGCCTCTACAAATACCTATACGCCATAAATCCCAAGTTATCCTTGTTATTTAGAAGCTACAATACTTGCCCGGGGACGAGCAAGACTTGAGCTTAGAGGAGTTGATGAGTTCAATTTATGTGATGATTTTGATAGTCATTTTGTGCGTACATAGTAGGCTTTGTGGGATTTTATCGCGTTCGTGCACCTCTTTTTGTGGGTATTCCACATGTAACTCCTTTTGGAGGATATTAAAGAAAGCCTTTTGGAGGAAATAATATTGTATGGAATCCCAAGAAATAGGAGTGAAATGACATATTTAATGTGATAATCAACTACCATAAAATAATGGAGCAAAGGGACCAAAGGAAGATTGCTTGCAGCGGCTCCAAAGGAAAAGACGACGCTCCATATGAGCGCGCCTGCTCGTATGAGATGTCCTATGATATGCCAGCGTCGTTGCCTCGTCCACTTATTCCACCCCGGAGATCATCCATAGGATGGATTGGCAAGGAGGAAATCGTCATCTTCAGCACCAAACACAAGGAGGCTACAACATCATCACCActgttgtcgtcatcatcatcatcatcagcactgtcatcatcatcatcatccacatgCATCTCATTCTAACATCAGGAAAAATAGTGGATCATCTTGTGTGTTACGTGTGTGATTCATTCATGTTTACCATCGCAACCCTTATGATGTTTAttgtctccatgtgtgagtagaACCCTAGTTCCCGGGGATATGGATGAACCTTGGTATGTATATGATATGAAACATTATATTGGATATGAGATCCTCTGTTGAATACCTAGTTTAATAAATTTCATGAATGTTGTAAGGGTCCCCACTTAGCATTACCGCCAAAAGGCCACGAAGTGTATAACTTTCTTATAAAGGTTAGGACATGAAGGTAATTCGAGGTGACAGTAAAAGCCTTTGCAATTGAGAGGGGATTCACGAAGAATCCTTAGAGAGGCCGCGTCCATGGGGTCACCCTTAATTACCTTAGTCATAACCTGCAAGGGGAGACTATGGCGGTGGCGTGCATGGCACGAACTCAACCTAGAGTAGAACGTGTACTGTACCCAGCTCCGCCCAACATAATCGTCAAGAGTGGCTCAAATATCCAGACCATATTATGtagatgttgaaggaaatatgccctagaggcaataataaagttgttatttatatttccttatatcatgataaatgtttattattcatgctagaattgtattaaccggaaacttagtacatgtgtgaatacatagacaaaacagagtgtccctggtatgcctctacttgactagctcattaatcaaagatggttaagtttcctaaccatagacatgtgttgtcatttgatgaatgggatcacaacattagagaatgatgtgatggacaagacccatccgttagcttagcataatgatcattatgttttattgctattgctttcttcatgagttatacatattcctctgactatgagattatgcaactcccgaataccggaggaacaccttgtgtgctatcaaacgtcacaacataactgggtgattataaagatgctctataggtgtctccgaaggtgtttgttgggtcggtatatatcgagattaggatttgtcactccgagtatcagagaggtatctctgggccctcttggtaatgcacatcactataagccttgcaagcaatgtgactgatgagttagttacgggatgatgcattacggaacgagtaaagagactttccgataacgagattgaactaggtatgatgataccaacgatcgaatctcgggcaagtaacataccgatgacaaagggaataacgtatgttgttattgcggtttgaccaataaagatcttcgtagaatatgtaggaaccaatatgagcatccaggttccgatgttggttatttaccggagatgtgtctcggtcatgtctacatagttctcgaacccgtagggtccgcacgcttaacgtttgataacgatttgtattatgagttatgtgttttggtgacctaagtttgttcggagtctcggatgagatcacgtacatgacaaggagtctcgaaatggtcgataggtaaatattgatatattggacgatgatattcggacaccggaatggtttcggaatggttcgggtatatttcggagtactgaggggttaccggacccccggggaattgttgggcctacatgggccataggagagaggggaggcagcccataaggggtggccgcgcccccctcccatggggagtccgaattggactacggaagggggcgcgcccccctttccttctcctcttccctctccttcccccttttccccctccattagaaggaaaagagggggggggggcggatcctactaggagtggagtcctagtaggaccccccatGGCGCGCTCCTTGGTgggcggccacctcctcccctcctttatatacgggggcagggggcaccccaaagcacattagttgttctcttagccgtgtgcggtgcccccctccatagtttactcctccggtcatagtgtcgtagtgcttaggtgaagccctgcgcggatcacatcaccatcaccgtcaccatgccgtcctgctgacgaaactctccctcgaccctctgctggatcaagagttcgagggacgtcatcgagctgaacgtctgctgaactcggaggtgccgtacgttcggtactagatcggttggatcgtgaagacgttcgactacatcaaccgcgttaacctaacgcttccgctttcggtctacgagggtacgtggacacactctccccctctcgttgctatgcatcccatagatagatcttgcgtgatcgtaggtttttttttttgaaattgcatgctacgttccccaatagtggcatccgagccaggtctatgcgtagacgatatgcacgagtagaacacaaagagttgtgggcgataatagtcatactgcttaccaccaacatcttattttgattcggcggtattgttggataaagcggcccggaccaaccttacatgaccacgttcatgagatcggttccaccaataaacatgcaacttgttttgcataaaggtggctggcgggtgtgtgtttctccaactttagttgaatcaaatttgactacggtcggtccttgttgaaggttaaaacaacacacttgatgaaaaatcgttgtggttttgatgcgtaggtaagaacggttcttgttaaaagcccgtagcagccacgtaaaacttgcaacaacaaagtagaggacgtctaacttgtttttgcagggcatgttgtgatgtgatatggtcaagacatgatgtgatataagttattgtttgagatgatcatgttttgtaaaagttatcggcaactggcaggagccttatggttgtctctttattgcataaaatgcaatcgccatgtaattgctttactttatcactatgcggtagcgatagttgtagaagcaatagttggcgagacgacaacgacgctaagatggagatcaaggtgtcaagcaggtgatgatggatatcatgacggtgctttggagatggagatcaaaggcacaagatgatgatggccatatcatgtcacatattttgattgcatgtgatgtttatcttttatgcatcttattttgcttaattagtacggcggtagcattataagatgatccctcactaaaatttcaaggtatacgtgttctccctgagtatgcaccgttgtgatagtttgtcgtgccgagacaccacgtgatgatcgggtgtgataagctctacgttcacatacaacgggtgcaagacagttttgcccgtgcagaatactcgggttaaacttgatgaacctagcatatacagatatggcctcggaacactgagaccgaaaggtcgaatgtgaatcatatagtagatatgattaacatagagatgttcaccattaaaaactaccccatctcacgtgatgatcggacatggtttagttgatatggatcacgtgatcatttagatgactagagggatgtctatctaagtgggagttctttagtaacatgattaattgaacttaaatttatcatgaacttagtcctgatagtttttgcgtatctatattgttgtagatcaatggcccgtgctaccattcccttgaattttaatgcgttcctagagaaagctaagttgaaagatgatggtagcaactacacggactgggtctgtaacttgaggattatcctcattgctgcacagaagaattacgtcctagaagcaccgctaggtgcaagacccgctgcggGAGCAACTCccg
This window of the Triticum aestivum cultivar Chinese Spring chromosome 5D, IWGSC CS RefSeq v2.1, whole genome shotgun sequence genome carries:
- the LOC123124453 gene encoding mucin-1, which codes for MAAATTDTSSGDHFAGACGVSVGSACSTPFVSAPSSPARDPSFHAAAGYCFSAPASPARGPGDCDYDFDFDFSSQFPSPAAAAMSSADELFHNGQIRPMRLSSFLLRPQAPPPTAHRPNGDRMPPQEASSPLDERGRFRSRSVHRRSRSASPFRAHWMSPLSSPAPAKESVRTPTSASRSSSSSSTASSGSSSTSKSCGRWRFLKKLIHPNKSDGSKHQRPPTPACPKTNSSLAAPTKNPIPAVGKRGRRSSAHERLYEARRAEAEDMRRRTFLPYRQALLLGCLGFGSGGYSAMHGFTAATTGKSRS